The DNA region CGGGCGCCGGGACGGACATCTGATGCTCGCCACGGATACGCACGCCCCACCGCCGGCCTCGGGAGGCCCTGCACCCGGCCAGGCACTGGCCGCAGGAGGTCGGGCCCCGGCCACCTGGGTGCGCGATCTCGATGACGCCGGCGGCGGGGGCGCCGCGCCGACCCGGCGTGCCGTGGGTGGTGCGACGGCGCAGGACCGGTTCGTCGTCGCGGGGTCGCTGGTCGCCGCGGGCGCTCTGGCCTGGGTCGTCTGCTTCCGGCTGCTTCCGTGGGGGACCGTGCCCGCCGTCGTGCTGGTCACCTTCGTGGTCTTCCTCGCGGTCGTCACGGTGGCCACGTCGGCGACCTCCGACGGGCCGATGGTCGTCGACCGGCTGGCCTCGGCCGTCATCACCGGCGGGGCCGCCCTGGTCGGGATCGCGCTGGCCTCGACGGTGATCTTCACGTTCCTGCGCGGCGCACCGGCACTGCCCCACCTGAACATGTTCGTCGACGACATGGCCGGCATCGGTCCGCGCGACCCGCTCGACACCGGTGGCGTGGCGCACGCGATCGTCGGCTCCCTGATCCAGATCAGCCTCGCGGTCGTGGTCACCGTCCCGCTCGGCTTCGGCACGGCGGTGTTCATGACCGAGGTCGGCGGACCCTTCGCGCGCGTCGTGCGGACCGTCGTCGAAGCGATGACAGCGCTGCCGTCGATCGTCGCGGGCCTGTTCGTCTACACCGTGCTCATCGTGACGCTCGGGGTGCCGCGGTCCGGCATCGCGGCGGCCGCA from Cellulomonas sp. KRMCY2 includes:
- the pstA gene encoding phosphate ABC transporter permease PstA, with the protein product MLATDTHAPPPASGGPAPGQALAAGGRAPATWVRDLDDAGGGGAAPTRRAVGGATAQDRFVVAGSLVAAGALAWVVCFRLLPWGTVPAVVLVTFVVFLAVVTVATSATSDGPMVVDRLASAVITGGAALVGIALASTVIFTFLRGAPALPHLNMFVDDMAGIGPRDPLDTGGVAHAIVGSLIQISLAVVVTVPLGFGTAVFMTEVGGPFARVVRTVVEAMTALPSIVAGLFVYTVLIVTLGVPRSGIAAAAALCVMMLPIIARAADVVLRVVPSGLREASLALGASRWRTVWHVVLPTARPGLSTALILGVARGVGETSPVLLTSGAASFFVVDPTNGVMNSLPLFIYTTVRSGEPLYVQRGFAAATILLSLVLILFVTARWVARPRTGR